In Geobacter anodireducens, a genomic segment contains:
- a CDS encoding FAD-dependent oxidoreductase codes for MKREDLLRYLTETEVWDMIVIGGGATGLGTAVEAAGRGYRTLLLEQGDFAQGTSSRSTKLIHGGVRYLQQGNLSLVLEALRERGLLIRNAPHLVHNLSFVVPLYDWWEGPFYGIGLKLYDVLAGTLGLGPSRLLSREETLDHIPTVEPRGLRGGVIYHDGQFDDARLAISLALTLADLGGVALNHFPVTGIISHDGLVAGVEARDRETGRAFRIMGRAVINAAGPFVDGVRRLADPAARDLIAPSQGVHLVLDGSFLPGDSAIMVPHTDDGRVLFAVPWHGRTVVGTTDTPIPAAGLEPRPLPEEIDFLLSHAARYLTRHPERRDVLSTFAGIRPLVRSDGGGTTASLSRDHTLLVEGSGLVTIAGGKWTTYRKMGEDTVTAAAQVAGLDHRPSVTETLRIHGWQEGTADGPLQVYGCDAAALEQLLAENSAWREPLHPALPYRAGEVVWGVRHEWARTVEDVLARRTRALLLDARAAVAAAPRVAELMARELGRDSAWQAAQVAAFTTLAGGYLPE; via the coding sequence ATGAAGCGCGAGGATCTGCTGCGATACCTGACCGAGACCGAGGTCTGGGACATGATCGTGATCGGCGGGGGCGCCACGGGCCTCGGCACGGCGGTGGAGGCGGCCGGCCGCGGCTACCGGACCCTTCTTCTGGAGCAGGGGGATTTTGCCCAGGGGACCTCCAGCCGGAGCACCAAGCTGATCCACGGCGGGGTTCGCTACCTGCAGCAGGGGAACCTTTCGCTGGTGCTGGAGGCACTGCGGGAGCGGGGTCTGCTCATCCGCAACGCCCCGCATCTGGTGCACAACCTCTCCTTTGTGGTGCCGCTCTACGACTGGTGGGAGGGGCCCTTCTACGGGATCGGGCTCAAGCTGTACGACGTCCTGGCCGGCACGCTGGGGCTGGGGCCGTCCCGCCTGCTGTCCCGGGAAGAGACCCTGGATCACATCCCCACCGTGGAGCCCCGTGGCCTGCGCGGCGGGGTGATTTACCACGACGGCCAGTTCGACGACGCGCGCCTCGCGATCAGCCTGGCCCTGACCCTGGCCGACCTGGGCGGGGTGGCGCTCAATCACTTCCCGGTGACCGGCATCATCAGCCATGACGGTCTCGTGGCCGGGGTGGAGGCGCGGGACCGGGAGACCGGCCGCGCCTTCAGGATCATGGGGCGGGCGGTGATCAATGCCGCCGGTCCGTTCGTGGACGGGGTGCGGCGGCTTGCCGACCCGGCGGCCCGGGACCTCATTGCCCCGAGCCAGGGGGTGCACCTGGTGCTGGACGGCTCGTTCCTGCCCGGCGACAGCGCGATCATGGTTCCCCACACCGATGACGGGCGCGTCCTGTTCGCGGTCCCCTGGCACGGCCGGACCGTGGTGGGCACCACCGATACACCCATCCCGGCGGCCGGGCTGGAGCCGCGCCCCCTGCCGGAAGAGATCGACTTTCTCCTGTCCCATGCGGCCCGCTACCTGACCCGCCATCCCGAGCGTCGGGACGTGCTGAGCACCTTCGCCGGCATCCGGCCCCTGGTCCGTAGCGACGGCGGCGGCACCACCGCCTCCCTTTCCCGGGACCACACCCTGCTGGTGGAGGGAAGCGGCCTGGTCACCATTGCCGGCGGCAAGTGGACCACCTACCGGAAGATGGGGGAGGACACGGTTACCGCCGCTGCCCAGGTGGCCGGCCTGGATCATCGGCCGTCGGTCACGGAGACGCTGCGGATTCATGGCTGGCAGGAGGGTACGGCGGACGGGCCGTTGCAGGTCTACGGCTGCGATGCCGCAGCCCTGGAGCAACTCCTGGCTGAAAACTCCGCCTGGCGTGAGCCCCTGCATCCGGCGCTCCCCTACCGAGCCGGGGAGGTCGTCTGGGGGGTGCGCCACGAGTGGGCCCGCACGGTGGAGGATGTCCTGGCCCGCCGCACCAGGGCGCTGCTGCTGGATGCCCGCGCCGCCGTGGCCGCGGCCCCGCGGGTGGCGGAGCTGATGGCCCGCGAGCTGGGGCGGGACAGCGCCTGGCAGGCGGCGCAGGTTGCCGCGTTCACCACGTTGGCCGGGGGCTACCTGCCGGAGTGA
- a CDS encoding AAA family ATPase → MEQLSVQGLVRLMGAGANLVCVVTDNERRTEAIVGQATARLKGAGSPLVWTCTDGFTRDGTVVPGTVDPVAALDHALAHPAPLMILFKDLSWFWSDNPYVIRKLKEFAVRARGKAAVVLARDESVPAELREDIVVLGQGLPGIGEITAFLEQLKGREQVLAAACSGHPGLMDHLVVAAQGLDLVDIERGVRALRNVPDAAGHEMVRSLFETKQAVIRRSGIMEFVANDTAPEQVGGMENLKAWMERRERAFGLESIASGAALPKGILMMGIAGCGKSLFVKAIAARWRLPLIRLDMAAVYDGSFGTPESSLRKAFRTAEAVAPCVLWIDEIESGISVQGFKAEGGPASRLLGSFLTWMQEKRAPVFVAATANAIEMLPAEIIRKGRFDEIFYVGLPDAGAREDIFRIHLARQKADSARFDVPLLAGSTKGFSGAEIEQAVLSAAFEARADRRTLTQQDVIVTVSRTVPLSVTMAEQIKKIEAWAFKRAVPAAGKF, encoded by the coding sequence ATGGAACAGTTGAGCGTACAGGGGCTCGTGCGGCTCATGGGGGCAGGGGCAAATCTGGTGTGCGTGGTGACCGACAACGAGCGGCGCACCGAGGCCATCGTGGGGCAGGCGACGGCCCGGCTCAAGGGGGCGGGTTCACCGCTGGTCTGGACCTGCACCGACGGCTTCACCCGCGACGGCACGGTGGTGCCCGGCACCGTGGACCCCGTGGCGGCCCTGGATCATGCCTTGGCTCACCCGGCACCGCTGATGATCCTGTTCAAGGACCTTTCCTGGTTCTGGAGCGACAATCCCTACGTCATCCGCAAGCTGAAGGAATTCGCCGTCCGTGCCCGGGGGAAGGCGGCCGTGGTCCTGGCCAGGGATGAGTCGGTGCCGGCGGAGCTGCGGGAGGATATCGTCGTGCTCGGCCAGGGCCTGCCGGGGATCGGGGAGATCACCGCGTTCCTGGAGCAGCTCAAGGGACGCGAGCAGGTGCTGGCCGCGGCTTGCTCCGGCCATCCCGGGCTTATGGATCACCTGGTGGTGGCGGCCCAGGGGCTCGACCTCGTCGACATCGAGCGGGGCGTGCGGGCCCTGCGGAACGTCCCCGATGCTGCCGGTCACGAGATGGTGCGCTCCCTGTTCGAGACCAAGCAGGCCGTGATCCGCCGTAGCGGCATCATGGAGTTCGTGGCCAACGATACCGCGCCGGAGCAGGTGGGGGGGATGGAGAACCTGAAGGCCTGGATGGAGCGGCGCGAGCGGGCCTTCGGCCTGGAGAGCATCGCCTCGGGCGCGGCCCTGCCCAAGGGAATCCTCATGATGGGGATTGCCGGCTGCGGCAAGTCCCTGTTCGTGAAGGCCATTGCGGCCCGGTGGCGGCTGCCGCTCATCAGGCTCGACATGGCCGCGGTCTACGACGGCAGTTTCGGCACCCCTGAATCGAGCCTGCGCAAGGCATTCCGCACCGCCGAGGCCGTTGCCCCCTGCGTGCTCTGGATCGACGAGATCGAATCGGGGATCTCCGTGCAGGGGTTCAAGGCCGAGGGCGGGCCGGCATCGCGGCTGCTGGGGTCATTCCTCACCTGGATGCAGGAGAAGAGGGCGCCCGTCTTCGTGGCGGCCACGGCCAATGCCATCGAAATGCTGCCGGCCGAGATCATCCGCAAGGGGCGCTTCGACGAGATCTTCTACGTGGGGCTCCCGGACGCCGGCGCCCGGGAGGATATCTTCCGCATTCACCTGGCACGGCAGAAGGCGGATAGTGCGCGGTTCGACGTGCCGCTCCTGGCCGGCTCCACCAAGGGGTTCTCCGGCGCCGAGATCGAACAGGCGGTGCTCTCCGCCGCCTTCGAGGCCCGGGCGGACCGGCGCACCCTGACCCAGCAGGACGTCATCGTTACCGTGAGCCGCACCGTGCCGCTCTCGGTCACCATGGCCGAGCAGATCAAGAAGATCGAGGCGTGGGCCTTCAAGCGGGCCGTGCCGGCGGCGGGCAAGTTCTAA
- a CDS encoding cytochrome P460: MKQMFAALALTLAGAAVSGAGELPVAPNGIACLTDYRAWEAVAPSWRDDRGQIRVILGNPTAMKALRSGTRPFPDGSTFAKLAWSAKKHPKFPLATVPDAFAQVEFMVKDGEKFKPTGGWGFARFVGQELKPYGKDASFVQECFGCHTPVKDNDFVFTHLATIP; this comes from the coding sequence ATGAAACAGATGTTCGCAGCCCTTGCCCTGACCCTGGCCGGCGCGGCCGTAAGCGGCGCCGGGGAGCTTCCGGTGGCGCCCAACGGGATCGCCTGTCTCACCGACTACCGCGCCTGGGAAGCGGTGGCCCCGTCCTGGCGCGACGACCGGGGACAGATCCGGGTGATCCTCGGCAACCCCACGGCCATGAAGGCCCTGCGGAGCGGAACCCGCCCCTTTCCGGACGGCTCGACCTTTGCCAAGCTGGCCTGGAGCGCGAAAAAACACCCGAAGTTCCCGCTTGCCACGGTGCCGGACGCCTTCGCGCAGGTTGAATTCATGGTAAAGGACGGGGAAAAGTTCAAGCCCACCGGCGGCTGGGGCTTTGCCCGTTTCGTGGGGCAGGAGCTGAAACCCTACGGCAAGGATGCCTCCTTTGTCCAGGAGTGCTTCGGCTGCCACACCCCCGTGAAAGACAACGACTTCGTCTTCACCCACCTGGCCACCATCCCCTGA
- a CDS encoding histidine kinase: protein MDVRVMLVDDEAMVRAAVEDMFRVKGGAITTAAGGEDCLAQLEAGFRGVILMDVMMPRMNGWATIREIVRRGLYEGNVIIMLTGIGEPDSQMEGLQEYVSDFLAKPIDPRHLYEAVQHYRLLLAEEAAPHV from the coding sequence ATGGATGTTCGGGTGATGCTGGTGGACGACGAGGCAATGGTCAGGGCCGCCGTGGAAGACATGTTCCGGGTGAAGGGGGGCGCCATCACGACCGCTGCCGGCGGCGAAGATTGCCTCGCCCAGCTTGAGGCGGGATTCCGGGGGGTCATCCTGATGGATGTGATGATGCCGCGCATGAATGGCTGGGCCACGATCCGCGAGATCGTGCGGCGGGGGCTCTACGAGGGGAACGTCATCATCATGCTCACGGGCATCGGGGAGCCGGACAGCCAGATGGAGGGGCTCCAGGAATATGTCAGCGATTTCCTGGCCAAACCCATCGACCCCCGGCATCTGTACGAGGCCGTCCAGCACTACCGCCTGCTCCTGGCGGAGGAAGCCGCTCCCCATGTTTAA
- a CDS encoding hydrogenase gives MLREIIARLKQGHRTMAYPKEPVSLPQRFRGYPAFPATVGRADAEACAAACPHGAIVCDNGMALDTGRCLFCPECAAGGLVSFTTDHRLAATKREHLIVRPGGEHHLARPLEPSLRSLLGRSLKFREVSAGGCNACEADTNVLSTIGWDLGRFGIQFVASPRHADGLWVTGPVTENMREALLMTWEAIPAPKIVVACGACAIGGGPFAGSPEAHNGVADILPVDLFIPGCPPHPATILDGLLRLIGRIEGA, from the coding sequence GTGTTGAGAGAGATCATCGCACGGCTGAAGCAGGGACACCGGACCATGGCCTATCCGAAGGAGCCGGTGAGCCTTCCCCAACGGTTCCGTGGCTACCCGGCGTTTCCCGCCACGGTGGGGCGCGCCGACGCCGAGGCCTGCGCCGCAGCCTGCCCCCACGGCGCCATCGTCTGCGACAACGGCATGGCCCTGGACACCGGCCGCTGCCTCTTCTGCCCCGAGTGCGCCGCCGGCGGGCTCGTCAGCTTCACCACCGACCACCGGCTGGCCGCCACGAAACGCGAGCACCTGATCGTCCGCCCCGGCGGCGAGCACCACCTGGCCCGGCCCCTGGAGCCGTCGCTCCGCTCCCTGCTGGGCCGCTCCCTCAAGTTCCGCGAGGTGAGCGCCGGCGGCTGCAACGCCTGCGAGGCCGACACCAACGTCCTCTCCACCATCGGCTGGGACCTGGGGCGCTTCGGCATCCAGTTCGTCGCCTCCCCCCGCCACGCCGACGGCCTCTGGGTCACCGGCCCGGTCACGGAAAACATGCGCGAGGCCCTGCTCATGACCTGGGAGGCGATCCCCGCGCCCAAGATCGTCGTGGCCTGCGGCGCCTGCGCCATCGGCGGCGGCCCGTTCGCCGGCTCGCCCGAGGCCCACAACGGCGTGGCCGACATCCTGCCGGTGGACCTCTTCATCCCCGGCTGCCCGCCCCATCCGGCCACCATCCTGGACGGACTGCTGCGGCTGATCGGCAGGATCGAGGGGGCGTAA
- a CDS encoding hydrogenase: protein MLTAAVLLPLAGALAAWIVPDNRLRPLVLPAVAVPHFLLTLALMVWTPPPSPQGWIFLDPLGKIVLLCISTLFLVCAVYAVGYLAYRRDRSNRVLCMGLLACLSAMTLVTSSQHLGLLWVAVETTTVTMAPLIYFNRNARSIEATWKYLLICSVGIALALLGLFFLAYATLVAHRDATLLLGPILASARELNPGWLHASFIFMLVGFGSKMGIAPLHSWKPDAYGEAPGLVGALLAGGLVNCAFLAILRVYQISLASGGEYLFFQKALLTMGLISMGLAAVFMARQADFKRMLAYSSVEHVGILAVALGLGKGALFGALFHLLNNGLTKGVLFLSSGNIHRSFNSKSTEVVRGALARLPWSAGLFLAGFIAITGSPPFSPFVSEFSIVSSAFVEGRYLVGGLFLFFLAVIFIGMALTVLPLVMGEPPADAERTDYRDRLLTVGPPLALLGMILMLGVWLPEPLLRLLGEGAALLEATP, encoded by the coding sequence ATGCTGACCGCCGCCGTTCTCCTGCCGCTCGCGGGCGCCCTCGCGGCCTGGATCGTCCCGGACAACCGGCTTCGCCCCCTGGTGCTGCCGGCCGTGGCCGTCCCGCATTTCCTCCTGACCCTGGCGCTCATGGTGTGGACCCCGCCGCCGTCACCCCAGGGGTGGATCTTCCTGGACCCCCTCGGAAAGATCGTGCTCCTCTGCATCAGCACCCTGTTCCTGGTCTGCGCCGTCTACGCGGTGGGCTACCTGGCCTACCGCCGGGACCGCTCAAACCGGGTCCTCTGCATGGGGCTGCTGGCGTGCCTCTCGGCCATGACCCTGGTGACCTCCTCCCAGCACCTGGGGCTCCTCTGGGTGGCGGTGGAGACCACCACCGTGACCATGGCGCCCCTGATCTACTTCAACCGCAACGCCCGCTCCATCGAGGCCACCTGGAAGTACCTCCTGATTTGCTCCGTGGGGATCGCCCTGGCGCTATTGGGGCTTTTCTTCCTGGCCTACGCGACGCTTGTCGCCCACCGGGACGCCACCCTGCTCCTGGGGCCGATCCTTGCCTCGGCCCGGGAGCTGAACCCGGGCTGGCTCCACGCCTCCTTCATCTTCATGCTGGTGGGATTCGGCTCCAAGATGGGGATCGCCCCGCTCCACTCCTGGAAGCCCGATGCCTACGGCGAGGCTCCGGGGCTCGTGGGGGCGCTCCTGGCCGGGGGGCTGGTCAACTGCGCGTTTCTGGCCATCCTGCGGGTCTATCAGATCAGCCTTGCCTCGGGCGGGGAATACCTCTTCTTCCAGAAGGCACTCCTGACCATGGGGCTCATCTCCATGGGGCTGGCAGCGGTCTTCATGGCGCGCCAGGCCGATTTCAAGCGGATGCTGGCCTATTCAAGCGTGGAGCACGTGGGCATCCTGGCGGTGGCCCTGGGGCTCGGCAAGGGGGCCCTGTTCGGGGCGCTCTTCCACCTGCTGAACAACGGCCTCACCAAGGGGGTTCTCTTCCTCTCCTCGGGCAACATCCACCGCAGCTTCAACAGCAAGAGCACCGAGGTGGTGCGCGGCGCCCTGGCCCGGCTCCCCTGGTCCGCCGGCCTCTTCCTGGCCGGGTTCATCGCCATAACCGGCTCGCCGCCGTTCTCCCCCTTCGTGAGCGAGTTCTCCATCGTGAGCAGCGCCTTCGTGGAGGGGCGCTACCTGGTGGGGGGCCTGTTCCTTTTCTTCCTGGCCGTGATCTTCATCGGCATGGCCCTCACGGTGCTGCCCCTGGTCATGGGCGAGCCCCCGGCCGACGCGGAGCGGACCGACTACCGGGACCGGCTCCTGACCGTGGGGCCGCCCCTGGCCCTGCTGGGGATGATCCTGATGCTGGGGGTCTGGCTGCCGGAACCGCTCCTGCGGCTTCTGGGCGAAGGGGCCGCCCTGCTGGAGGCAACGCCATGA
- a CDS encoding chemotaxis protein CheB: MFNGNIVVIGVSTGGPITLKTLFSTLPRLEAAVIVVLHIQPGMDERVALSLAKVSVMPVSLAKDGEYLRTGHVYLAPGGCHLALEGNRRIMLVSGPRVNYVQPSADVTMKSLQRSRSNVFVGIVLTGMGNDGAEGIRHIKSIGGITIAQDRETASVYGMPRSAIATGAVDYVLPDVKMGKLIERLVNGE, translated from the coding sequence ATGTTTAACGGCAATATCGTTGTCATCGGAGTTTCCACAGGCGGCCCCATCACCCTCAAGACGCTGTTTTCCACGCTGCCCCGGCTGGAAGCCGCCGTTATCGTGGTTCTTCACATCCAGCCCGGCATGGACGAGCGGGTGGCCCTGAGCCTGGCCAAGGTGTCCGTCATGCCGGTCAGCCTGGCCAAAGACGGTGAATACCTCCGGACGGGCCATGTCTACCTGGCCCCGGGCGGATGCCATCTGGCCCTGGAGGGAAACCGCCGGATCATGCTGGTCAGCGGCCCACGGGTGAACTATGTCCAGCCGTCCGCCGACGTGACCATGAAATCGCTGCAGCGGTCCCGCAGCAACGTGTTCGTGGGGATCGTGCTCACCGGCATGGGGAACGACGGGGCCGAGGGGATCCGTCACATCAAGTCGATCGGGGGGATCACCATCGCCCAGGACCGGGAAACGGCGTCGGTGTACGGGATGCCCCGCTCCGCCATCGCCACCGGGGCGGTGGATTACGTGCTCCCCGACGTGAAGATGGGCAAGCTGATCGAACGTCTGGTGAACGGGGAGTAG
- a CDS encoding LysR family transcriptional regulator, with the protein MAITLRQLEIFEKVAKCGHVTQASKQLFITQSAVSMAIAELERLAGAPLFERHGKRLILNDRGRKILPGAEEVIRKTGEIEQFLNDSVGEPRGTLNVGASTTIGNYILPGIVAEFSREYPKAKVLLTIGNARQIENALENGDLDLGLIEGIPHSGVLDTTAWKHDELVVVVGKGHPWACDRSASVEMLRTAPWIMREKGSGTREVFEAAMASRNIEFSISLELGHSEAIKKATEAGLGVGCLSRIAVGRELEHGWLVEIECPLDLRRTLSIQTRTCGYKTRLLQEFCLLLSQHRDAGADM; encoded by the coding sequence ATGGCGATAACCCTGAGGCAACTGGAAATCTTTGAGAAAGTAGCAAAATGCGGACACGTGACCCAGGCAAGCAAGCAGCTCTTTATAACGCAGTCAGCAGTAAGTATGGCTATTGCCGAGCTGGAGCGATTGGCAGGGGCCCCCCTCTTTGAACGGCACGGAAAGCGTCTGATCCTGAATGATCGGGGGCGGAAAATACTGCCGGGAGCAGAAGAGGTGATCAGGAAAACCGGAGAGATAGAGCAGTTTTTGAATGATTCTGTCGGTGAGCCGAGGGGAACTCTTAATGTCGGGGCAAGTACCACCATTGGAAACTATATCCTGCCTGGCATCGTTGCAGAATTTTCGCGGGAATATCCCAAGGCAAAGGTATTGTTGACCATCGGGAATGCCCGGCAGATAGAGAACGCCCTGGAAAATGGCGACCTCGACCTTGGGTTGATTGAAGGGATTCCGCACTCCGGCGTTCTCGATACAACTGCCTGGAAACACGATGAGCTTGTCGTCGTGGTCGGCAAAGGACATCCATGGGCATGTGATAGGTCCGCGTCCGTGGAGATGCTGAGAACAGCCCCATGGATCATGCGGGAAAAGGGATCCGGAACGAGGGAAGTGTTTGAGGCCGCAATGGCCAGCAGAAACATCGAGTTCTCAATTTCTTTGGAACTGGGACACTCTGAAGCCATTAAAAAAGCGACTGAAGCAGGGTTGGGAGTGGGATGCCTTTCGAGAATCGCCGTCGGGAGAGAACTGGAACATGGCTGGCTGGTAGAGATCGAATGTCCACTGGACCTGAGAAGGACCCTTTCAATCCAGACAAGGACATGTGGATACAAGACGAGGTTGTTGCAGGAGTTTTGCTTGCTGCTGAGCCAACACCGGGATGCTGGCGCTGACATGTAG
- a CDS encoding hydrogenase yields MVSLADQLLVLVMLINFVVLGSSRMAFCIRAAAVQGVILGVLPGIIHSFSWHLVAISGGIILAKGLVIPWLISDAVRKARIKREVEPFIGYVPTLILGAVATALAFVFSERLPLAPEHQDLLFVPAAIATLMTGFLVLTTRRKAISQVIGYLVLENGIFIFSLLLTTAMPVMVEAGVLLDLLVGIFVMGIVINHISREFSSVDTSRLSALKEE; encoded by the coding sequence ATGGTTTCCCTTGCCGACCAACTGCTGGTGCTGGTCATGCTGATCAACTTCGTCGTCCTGGGGTCGAGCCGGATGGCCTTCTGCATCCGGGCCGCCGCCGTGCAGGGGGTGATCCTGGGGGTGCTCCCCGGCATCATCCACTCCTTCTCCTGGCACCTGGTGGCCATCTCCGGCGGGATCATCCTGGCCAAGGGACTGGTGATCCCCTGGCTGATCAGCGATGCCGTGCGCAAGGCCCGGATCAAGCGGGAGGTGGAGCCCTTCATCGGCTACGTGCCGACCCTGATCCTGGGCGCCGTGGCCACGGCCCTGGCCTTTGTCTTCTCGGAGCGGCTCCCCCTGGCCCCGGAGCACCAGGACCTGCTCTTCGTGCCCGCGGCCATCGCCACCCTGATGACCGGCTTCCTGGTCCTGACCACCCGGCGCAAGGCCATCTCCCAGGTGATCGGCTACCTGGTTCTGGAAAACGGCATCTTCATCTTCAGCCTGCTGCTGACTACCGCCATGCCGGTCATGGTGGAGGCCGGCGTGCTCCTGGACCTCCTGGTGGGGATCTTTGTCATGGGAATCGTCATCAACCACATCAGCCGCGAGTTCTCCTCCGTCGACACCTCGCGCCTGAGCGCCCTGAAGGAGGAATAG
- a CDS encoding MerR family transcriptional regulator, whose protein sequence is MTIETIKAWCTVEEAVAKFGVERAKLLGWVEDGLVRAEEEKGKVVRLNMDDVELKVEEMTGL, encoded by the coding sequence ATGACCATCGAGACGATCAAAGCATGGTGCACGGTGGAAGAGGCCGTAGCGAAGTTCGGCGTGGAGCGGGCGAAGCTCCTGGGATGGGTGGAGGACGGGCTCGTCCGGGCCGAGGAGGAAAAGGGCAAGGTGGTCCGGCTCAACATGGACGATGTGGAGCTGAAGGTTGAGGAGATGACCGGCCTCTGA
- a CDS encoding Rossman fold protein, TIGR00730 family produces MKRICVFCGSSPGARPAYAEAARELGRLLAATGTELVYGGASIGLMGVLARTVLEGGGRVTGVIPRLLVDKEVALTSLSDLHVVETMHERKALMAELSDGFMALPGGIGTIEEFVEVLSWSQLGIHAKPCGLLNSAGYYDRLLDFFDRMAEEGFVRSRCREALLVDRDPAGLLETMRLCRPPAPDKAEWALKLNNV; encoded by the coding sequence ATGAAGCGCATTTGCGTGTTTTGCGGTTCCAGTCCGGGCGCGCGGCCGGCTTATGCCGAGGCGGCGCGGGAGCTCGGGCGACTGCTGGCGGCAACGGGGACCGAGCTGGTCTACGGCGGGGCAAGCATCGGCCTCATGGGGGTCCTGGCCCGGACCGTGCTGGAGGGCGGCGGCCGGGTCACCGGCGTCATCCCCCGGCTGCTGGTGGACAAAGAGGTTGCCCTGACCAGCCTGAGCGACCTGCACGTGGTGGAAACCATGCATGAGCGCAAGGCTCTCATGGCGGAGCTGTCGGACGGCTTCATGGCCCTGCCCGGCGGGATCGGCACCATTGAGGAGTTCGTGGAGGTGCTCTCCTGGTCGCAATTGGGCATTCACGCCAAACCCTGCGGCCTGCTGAACAGTGCCGGCTACTATGACCGGTTGCTGGATTTTTTCGATCGCATGGCCGAAGAAGGGTTTGTCCGGTCGCGCTGCCGCGAGGCACTGCTGGTGGACCGGGACCCGGCCGGACTGCTGGAGACGATGCGCCTCTGCCGTCCACCCGCTCCGGACAAGGCAGAATGGGCATTGAAGCTGAACAATGTGTGA